One segment of Thermosynechococcus sp. HN-54 DNA contains the following:
- a CDS encoding YcjF family protein, which produces MAIAAAIILLLLSGWVNDHPWGWVLILSLGLGYWYWRRSPAPPTNAALAQPTLHPQLLEKQLADTRILLQELPADRQASLQETHNRLQQRLDQSMVEVCVLGQSAHALKQVYYVVATLHLDGCTLQQQTLATVPQADLVLLTVTGALTASEFEMLRVLQAGHYHVLVVWCSDMAQERDRVALHLHQQLQQLQVKPDQVIAFTINNPQSLTSPLLHCLTQERANLVLAGTYRRAQQLHQQAQAALNQYRREGATLIIERYQWLAAAATAVNPLPLLDLVMAGGLLVRLTWDLGQIYQRSFRLADAEPLAKELLRLMVQLGAVELGTQSLGQWLKGNSLTYLAGSCLQGATAAYVLRLSGFSLIHYFETVPQAKSLPLVARLQQSLQWAQQQVGRSPLQTLGDSLGLPSA; this is translated from the coding sequence ATGGCCATTGCTGCCGCCATTATTCTTTTGTTGTTGAGTGGCTGGGTAAATGACCATCCTTGGGGATGGGTACTCATTCTCAGTTTGGGATTGGGCTATTGGTATTGGCGGCGATCGCCCGCTCCTCCTACAAATGCTGCCCTTGCCCAGCCTACTCTGCATCCTCAATTGCTAGAGAAGCAACTCGCAGACACTCGCATTCTCCTGCAAGAACTGCCAGCAGACCGCCAAGCCTCCCTTCAGGAAACCCACAACCGCCTACAACAGCGCTTAGACCAGTCAATGGTGGAGGTGTGTGTACTGGGGCAATCAGCTCACGCTCTTAAACAGGTGTACTATGTGGTGGCAACCCTACATCTCGATGGCTGTACGCTTCAGCAGCAAACATTGGCAACGGTACCCCAAGCGGACTTGGTGCTGTTGACTGTCACAGGTGCGCTCACCGCTAGTGAGTTTGAAATGCTGCGGGTGTTGCAAGCAGGCCATTATCACGTTCTGGTAGTCTGGTGTTCAGACATGGCGCAGGAGCGCGATCGCGTGGCGTTGCATTTACACCAACAACTGCAACAACTCCAAGTCAAGCCAGATCAAGTCATTGCTTTTACGATCAACAATCCTCAGTCCCTCACCTCACCACTGCTCCACTGCCTCACGCAAGAGCGAGCCAATCTCGTCTTAGCCGGCACCTATCGCCGTGCCCAACAACTGCATCAACAGGCTCAAGCTGCCCTCAACCAGTATCGCCGAGAGGGAGCCACCCTCATCATCGAGCGCTATCAATGGCTGGCAGCAGCAGCAACGGCAGTGAATCCTCTACCCCTTCTCGATCTGGTTATGGCAGGGGGGCTTTTGGTACGCCTCACGTGGGACTTGGGTCAAATCTATCAGCGCTCATTCCGTCTGGCAGATGCTGAACCCCTTGCCAAGGAGTTATTGCGGCTGATGGTACAGTTGGGAGCTGTGGAACTGGGCACGCAATCCCTAGGGCAGTGGCTCAAGGGCAATTCCCTCACCTATCTAGCCGGAAGTTGTTTACAGGGAGCAACAGCTGCCTATGTGTTGCGCTTGAGTGGATTCAGTTTGATTCATTACTTTGAGACCGTTCCCCAAGCCAAATCTCTGCCTTTGGTGGCTCGATTGCAGCAAAGCCTTCAGTGGGCACAGCAACAGGTGGGACGCTCTCCCCTACAAACCCTTGGGGACTCTCTTGGCTTGCCATCGGCCTAG
- a CDS encoding WecB/TagA/CpsF family glycosyltransferase: MASAHILGTRIDVTTYHQACDLIAEWIRQGKGGYVVAANVHVVMTGVWRSPFQRVVNGAQLVTSDGMPLVWGLQLLGFPQAERVYGPDLMLALCDRAQEEGWRIFLYGSESLVLERLQGKLQQRFPRIQLVSTYAPPFRPLTPEEDASDRQRILDSGADLVFVSLGCPKQEEWMARQSPCLPVVLVGVGAAFNFHSGIVAQAPRWMMAIGLEWLFRLLQEPRRLWQRYLINNPAFVVLFAAQLLRHWLGRWQAKRVPKGL, encoded by the coding sequence GTGGCGTCAGCACACATTTTAGGAACACGCATTGATGTAACAACGTACCACCAAGCCTGTGATCTAATTGCTGAGTGGATTCGCCAAGGTAAGGGGGGTTATGTCGTTGCCGCCAATGTCCACGTGGTAATGACAGGGGTGTGGCGATCGCCCTTCCAACGGGTGGTGAATGGTGCCCAACTGGTGACCTCTGACGGCATGCCCTTGGTATGGGGATTGCAGCTCTTGGGCTTTCCCCAAGCGGAGCGGGTCTATGGGCCTGATTTGATGCTTGCTTTGTGCGATCGCGCCCAAGAGGAAGGCTGGCGTATTTTCCTCTATGGCAGTGAATCGCTGGTGCTAGAGCGACTGCAAGGAAAGTTACAGCAACGCTTTCCCCGTATCCAACTGGTGAGTACCTACGCCCCCCCCTTTCGTCCCTTGACCCCTGAGGAAGATGCTAGCGATCGCCAGCGCATTCTTGATAGCGGTGCTGACCTCGTCTTTGTCAGCCTTGGTTGTCCCAAGCAGGAGGAGTGGATGGCGCGGCAAAGCCCCTGCTTGCCGGTGGTTCTTGTGGGCGTAGGAGCCGCCTTTAACTTCCACAGTGGGATTGTCGCTCAAGCCCCTCGCTGGATGATGGCGATCGGTTTGGAATGGCTCTTTCGACTCCTACAAGAACCCCGCCGCCTCTGGCAACGCTATCTAATCAACAATCCCGCATTTGTTGTGCTTTTTGCGGCTCAACTCCTGCGTCACTGGCTAGGCCGATGGCAAGCCAAGAGAGTCCCCAAGGGTTTGTAG
- a CDS encoding J domain-containing protein, with protein sequence MNLEECYRILELPQGASLAQVKSAYRRLARHYHPDVNPGDRTAHEKFILLQQAYEKLVRVLPTFRPTPVKSEPQSRPSQTPPPLSAFEIQLKHTSYRQLQEFLKYRCYQRAISLVEGLASRLPQDVEVRQWQAVTYQCWARQLIRDRQPQAAREYLHRALKADPDNRLLWQEAEKDFRTLDRLYGKEI encoded by the coding sequence ATGAATTTAGAAGAGTGCTATCGCATTCTGGAGTTGCCACAAGGGGCGTCCTTAGCGCAAGTGAAATCTGCCTACCGACGACTCGCACGACACTATCATCCTGATGTCAACCCCGGCGATCGCACAGCCCATGAGAAGTTTATTCTCCTTCAACAGGCTTACGAAAAACTCGTGCGGGTACTGCCTACCTTTCGACCCACCCCTGTTAAATCAGAACCCCAATCTCGTCCGTCGCAAACACCGCCGCCTCTTTCCGCCTTTGAAATTCAACTCAAACATACCAGCTATCGCCAACTTCAGGAATTTCTCAAATATCGCTGCTATCAACGTGCCATATCCCTTGTAGAAGGATTGGCCAGTCGGCTGCCCCAAGATGTCGAAGTACGGCAGTGGCAAGCGGTCACCTATCAGTGCTGGGCACGGCAACTTATTCGCGATCGCCAGCCCCAAGCGGCACGGGAATACCTACATCGCGCGCTGAAAGCCGATCCGGATAACCGACTCCTTTGGCAAGAAGCAGAAAAGGACTTTCGTACCCTTGATCGCCTCTATGGCAAAGAAATCTAA
- a CDS encoding DUF3288 family protein: protein MTNSQNLQHPREAQDRLVLERLRQEGISDYNLAELGRLLIRYDGFPGAETNKKLMAELLEKWQLTEEDLFERTRAIHARGGVYKVGSNKREDWT, encoded by the coding sequence ATGACAAACTCCCAAAACCTACAACATCCCCGCGAAGCCCAAGATCGGTTGGTTCTCGAGCGCCTGCGGCAAGAGGGCATCAGTGATTACAACCTAGCGGAGTTAGGACGCCTGCTCATTCGCTACGATGGCTTTCCGGGTGCCGAAACCAATAAGAAGTTAATGGCAGAGCTGCTGGAAAAATGGCAACTCACGGAGGAAGACCTCTTTGAGCGTACCCGTGCCATCCACGCTCGCGGCGGTGTTTACAAGGTGGGCAGCAATAAGCGGGAGGACTGGACTTAG
- the dprA gene encoding DNA-processing protein DprA, with protein MVPADAAYWYSWSQVPGLGPVLLKRLWQHFGDLKTAWEAPLAALAEVEGIGSKLQGAIARQRQQCQPQALYAQHCQQNPHHWVLSDPCYPPLLREIPDPPPLLYYGGARATELLSQSTPTVAIVGTRDPSEYAQRWAHKLGYALAQAGFIVVSGMAAGIDGAAHRGCLEAGGATLAVLATGVDMIYPPENRPLYYQIRERGGFLSEYPRGVGADRPQFPRRNRIIAGLCRAVIIAEAPYKSGALITARYAAEYGRDVYVLPGHLDNHRAKGALSLVNQGAQIILGEEALLEQLGHTPPLDPKPFSAPPPTLSPPQQQILEAIQQLSQGSSSVAFDDIVQRVPLETGVVMAELMHLELTGWVEQQPGNRYRKTSR; from the coding sequence TTGGTTCCTGCTGATGCTGCCTATTGGTACAGTTGGTCACAGGTACCCGGCCTTGGCCCAGTGTTGCTCAAACGCCTGTGGCAGCACTTTGGCGACTTAAAAACAGCTTGGGAAGCTCCTCTAGCCGCTCTCGCAGAAGTCGAAGGAATTGGCTCAAAACTTCAGGGGGCGATCGCCCGCCAGCGGCAGCAGTGCCAACCCCAAGCCCTCTACGCACAGCACTGCCAGCAAAACCCCCACCATTGGGTGTTGAGTGACCCTTGCTATCCACCCCTGCTGCGGGAAATTCCTGATCCGCCGCCCTTGCTCTACTATGGCGGTGCCCGTGCTACAGAACTCCTGAGTCAATCCACACCGACCGTTGCCATTGTCGGCACCCGTGATCCTTCAGAATACGCACAGCGTTGGGCGCACAAGCTAGGGTATGCCCTTGCCCAAGCCGGGTTTATTGTCGTTTCAGGAATGGCCGCAGGTATTGATGGCGCTGCTCATCGCGGCTGCCTAGAAGCAGGGGGTGCGACACTGGCCGTTTTGGCAACAGGCGTGGATATGATCTACCCACCGGAAAATCGCCCGCTTTACTACCAAATCCGCGAACGCGGCGGGTTCTTGAGTGAGTATCCAAGGGGAGTCGGTGCCGATCGCCCCCAATTTCCCCGTCGCAATCGCATCATTGCTGGTCTGTGCCGTGCGGTGATTATTGCAGAGGCTCCCTACAAATCGGGTGCTCTTATTACCGCTCGCTATGCTGCTGAGTATGGTCGTGATGTCTATGTGCTGCCGGGGCATCTCGATAACCACCGTGCCAAGGGTGCCCTCAGTCTGGTGAATCAGGGGGCACAGATTATCTTGGGAGAAGAAGCTCTCCTCGAACAATTGGGGCATACACCCCCCCTTGATCCAAAACCGTTCTCAGCCCCGCCCCCAACGCTATCGCCCCCCCAGCAACAGATTCTGGAAGCCATTCAACAACTGAGCCAAGGTAGCAGCAGTGTTGCCTTTGATGACATTGTGCAGCGTGTACCGCTGGAAACGGGGGTGGTGATGGCAGAACTAATGCACTTAGAGCTGACGGGCTGGGTAGAGCAGCAGCCGGGGAATCGCTATCGCAAAACTAGCCGTTAA
- a CDS encoding NAD(P)H-quinone oxidoreductase subunit J, with translation MSDTPEAPIVEAGPVCRLLQSQNLSVESLGTDASGVEIIKVDRDRLLAVCQALYADGFNYLQCQAAYDSGPGQDLVSTYHLIKLSDNADRPPEVRIKVFVPRNDARVPSVYWIWKTADWQERESYDMFGIVYEGHPNLKRILMPEDWVGWPLRKDYITPDFYELQEAY, from the coding sequence ATGAGTGACACCCCCGAAGCCCCCATTGTTGAAGCTGGCCCTGTCTGCCGCCTTCTACAGTCTCAAAACCTGAGTGTGGAATCCCTCGGCACCGATGCCTCTGGCGTAGAAATCATTAAAGTTGATCGCGATCGCCTCCTAGCGGTGTGTCAAGCCCTCTATGCCGATGGCTTTAACTATTTGCAGTGCCAGGCCGCCTATGATTCGGGTCCCGGCCAAGACTTGGTGAGCACGTACCACCTGATCAAGCTCAGTGATAATGCCGATCGCCCCCCCGAAGTGCGGATTAAAGTCTTTGTCCCTCGGAATGATGCCCGCGTGCCTTCGGTCTATTGGATTTGGAAAACCGCCGACTGGCAAGAGCGGGAATCCTACGATATGTTTGGCATTGTGTATGAGGGGCACCCAAATTTGAAGCGCATCCTCATGCCCGAGGATTGGGTGGGCTGGCCACTGCGCAAGGACTACATCACCCCTGATTTCTACGAGTTGCAGGAAGCCTACTAA
- the ndhC gene encoding photosynthetic/respiratory NAD(P)H-quinone oxidoreductase subunit C codes for MFVLTGYEYFLGFLIICGLVPVLALAASALLRPKSGRMIRLTTYESGMEPIGGAWIQFNVRYYMFALVFVIFDVETVFLYPWAVAFHQLGLLAFIEALIFIAILVVALVYAWRKRALEWS; via the coding sequence GTGTTTGTTCTCACTGGTTACGAATATTTTCTTGGCTTTTTGATTATCTGTGGTCTGGTACCGGTATTGGCCTTAGCTGCCTCTGCGCTATTGCGTCCGAAATCGGGGCGGATGATTCGCCTGACCACCTATGAATCGGGGATGGAACCCATTGGTGGCGCGTGGATTCAGTTCAATGTGCGCTACTACATGTTTGCCCTTGTCTTTGTCATTTTTGATGTGGAGACGGTCTTTTTATATCCTTGGGCGGTAGCCTTCCATCAGTTGGGCTTACTGGCCTTTATTGAAGCCTTGATTTTCATTGCCATTCTGGTCGTGGCTCTGGTTTACGCCTGGCGCAAGCGTGCCCTCGAATGGTCGTGA
- a CDS encoding carbohydrate kinase has translation MSQPTVLCAGEVLFDCLEVPPDLPQCFLGGAPANVASGLVKLGVSAAFLGAVGDDALGDQACAELAALGVNIEAVERVAGVPTRQVRVQLVGGDRQFVGFAPAGTSVFADMQFCGQQVSPSLLAGARFFVTGTLGLASEPTATTIEHLVQQLRQRGVLILIDANWRPIFWANPNTAPERIRPFLAQAHFLKLAKEEAELFFSDSDPQAVYRALWGTAADHAVVITDGDQAIHYCWQGNQGKLQPPPMPVVDTTGAGDGFVAGWIAQLVQGTPENYRDPEWQATCLEFATVVGALVTTKRGAIAGQPTLAEVTSWLRDHPQRKIRTHSTG, from the coding sequence ATGTCCCAACCTACTGTCCTCTGTGCTGGCGAAGTCCTCTTTGACTGTTTAGAAGTGCCCCCTGATCTCCCCCAGTGTTTTCTTGGGGGTGCCCCCGCTAATGTTGCCTCTGGTTTGGTGAAGTTGGGGGTGAGTGCTGCCTTTTTGGGCGCTGTGGGGGACGATGCCTTGGGAGACCAAGCCTGTGCCGAATTAGCCGCTTTGGGCGTCAATATCGAAGCGGTCGAGCGGGTAGCTGGGGTGCCGACGCGGCAAGTGCGCGTTCAACTGGTGGGGGGCGATCGCCAGTTTGTCGGGTTTGCGCCAGCGGGAACTTCTGTCTTTGCGGATATGCAGTTCTGTGGCCAGCAAGTCTCCCCATCGTTACTGGCTGGGGCACGATTTTTCGTCACAGGGACGCTTGGACTTGCCAGTGAACCCACTGCCACCACCATTGAACATCTCGTGCAGCAACTGCGGCAAAGAGGGGTTTTGATTCTCATTGATGCTAATTGGCGACCGATCTTTTGGGCAAATCCAAATACTGCTCCTGAACGCATTCGCCCTTTTCTAGCACAGGCGCATTTCCTAAAACTGGCCAAGGAGGAAGCAGAGTTATTTTTCTCTGATAGTGATCCCCAAGCAGTCTATCGTGCCCTTTGGGGAACAGCAGCGGATCATGCCGTTGTCATTACCGACGGGGATCAAGCCATTCACTACTGCTGGCAGGGGAATCAAGGAAAATTACAACCTCCCCCTATGCCTGTGGTGGATACTACCGGTGCAGGAGATGGCTTTGTCGCAGGTTGGATTGCCCAATTGGTGCAGGGCACCCCTGAAAACTACCGTGACCCTGAATGGCAGGCCACTTGTTTAGAATTTGCCACTGTGGTAGGTGCCCTCGTGACCACAAAACGGGGAGCGATCGCAGGCCAACCAACCCTTGCGGAAGTGACTAGTTGGCTTCGGGATCATCCTCAAAGAAAAATACGGACGCACTCAACGGGCTAG
- the acsF gene encoding magnesium-protoporphyrin IX monomethyl ester (oxidative) cyclase, with amino-acid sequence MVNTVAKPEFEELRPGIKAPAKETILTPRFYTTDFEAMANMDITENKAELEAILEEFRCDYNRHHFVRDKEFEQSWDHIDGETRQLFIEFLERSCTAEFSGFLLYKELSRKLKDRNPLLAECFALMSRDEARHAGFLNKAMSDFNLSLDLGFLTQHRSYTYFEPEFIFYATYLSEKIGYWRYITIYRHLEKHPEHRIYPIFRFFENWCQDENRHGDFFDAVMRAQPQMLDRPRTFWQKIKEIPLSLSGKKWARYFMVCWLPPKLWCRFFLLSVFATMYLNDVQREKFYAAIGLDAREYDREVIAKTNETAGRVFPVILDVDHPEFYERLERCVENNAKLTEISKQNGGFLKKLPLYLSNVWQMIKLFLIPAKEPTPAAVR; translated from the coding sequence ATGGTCAATACCGTCGCCAAACCAGAGTTTGAAGAACTGCGGCCGGGCATTAAAGCCCCTGCCAAGGAAACCATCCTCACGCCCCGCTTCTACACCACCGACTTTGAAGCGATGGCCAATATGGACATTACGGAAAATAAAGCAGAGCTGGAGGCCATCCTTGAGGAATTCCGCTGCGACTACAACCGCCACCACTTTGTGCGGGATAAAGAATTTGAACAGTCCTGGGATCACATTGATGGTGAAACCCGCCAGTTGTTCATTGAATTTTTGGAGCGCTCCTGCACAGCCGAGTTTTCCGGCTTTCTTCTCTACAAAGAACTCAGCCGCAAGCTTAAGGATCGCAACCCCCTACTCGCAGAGTGCTTTGCCCTCATGTCGCGAGACGAAGCCCGCCACGCCGGGTTCTTGAACAAAGCCATGTCCGACTTCAACCTATCGTTGGATCTCGGCTTTTTGACGCAGCACCGCAGTTACACCTACTTTGAACCCGAATTCATCTTCTACGCCACCTACCTCTCCGAGAAAATTGGCTACTGGCGCTACATTACGATCTATCGCCATCTGGAAAAGCACCCCGAACATCGCATTTACCCCATCTTCCGCTTCTTTGAGAACTGGTGCCAAGACGAAAACCGACACGGTGACTTCTTTGATGCTGTGATGCGTGCCCAACCGCAAATGTTGGATCGTCCGCGCACCTTCTGGCAAAAGATTAAGGAAATTCCCCTATCCCTCTCTGGTAAGAAATGGGCACGCTATTTCATGGTCTGCTGGCTACCACCGAAACTGTGGTGCCGCTTCTTCCTGCTCTCGGTCTTTGCCACCATGTATCTTAATGATGTCCAGCGGGAGAAGTTTTATGCCGCTATTGGCTTGGATGCCCGCGAGTACGATCGCGAGGTGATTGCCAAAACCAATGAAACCGCAGGCCGTGTTTTCCCGGTGATTCTTGATGTGGATCATCCAGAATTCTATGAGCGGTTAGAGCGGTGTGTCGAAAACAACGCCAAGCTCACAGAAATTAGCAAGCAAAATGGGGGCTTCCTCAAGAAACTTCCCCTCTATCTCTCGAATGTATGGCAAATGATCAAGTTATTCTTGATCCCCGCTAAGGAACCGACACCGGCTGCGGTGCGTTAA
- a CDS encoding Npun_F0494 family protein: MAIAYSPKMLARGDRALRCSPFLPALFQTMQQRSVALLEIAGEAGLKSGFTRSPLPVLLAEAELDWLIRVGLLRREVDGQGLTDRYRLTPLGQQLIQRYCQSTWSASWGDRWRNQLSRWWGM; encoded by the coding sequence GTGGCGATCGCGTATTCTCCGAAGATGTTGGCACGGGGCGATCGCGCCCTGCGCTGTAGTCCTTTTTTGCCCGCACTGTTTCAGACAATGCAGCAGCGGAGTGTCGCCCTCCTAGAAATTGCCGGAGAAGCGGGTCTAAAGTCTGGCTTCACGCGATCGCCCTTGCCCGTACTCCTTGCGGAGGCAGAGTTGGACTGGTTAATCCGTGTAGGCCTGCTGCGGCGGGAAGTGGATGGTCAAGGTCTGACGGATCGCTATCGCCTGACCCCTTTGGGGCAGCAGTTAATTCAACGCTATTGCCAATCCACGTGGTCTGCCTCTTGGGGCGATCGCTGGCGCAATCAACTCAGCCGCTGGTGGGGAATGTAA
- a CDS encoding dienelactone hydrolase family protein produces MVEITSRWVKVVNGDLLIDAYLAEPVAAGRYPAVIVFQEIFGVNAHIRDVTERIAREGYVAIAPAIYQRFAPGFETGYTAADIDLGRQYKNQTKAEELLSDTQATIAYLRGLETVDGDAIGTIGFCFGGHVAYLVAQLPDIKATASFYGAGITTMTPGGGLPTIEITPKIRGTLYAFFGDRDQSIPMEQVKQIETALRHHGIRHHVFVYPADHGFFCDQRDSYDAAAARDAWEQVKNLFNTVLRQQQ; encoded by the coding sequence ATGGTGGAGATTACGAGCCGTTGGGTCAAAGTCGTCAATGGCGATCTGCTCATTGATGCCTACTTGGCAGAGCCAGTGGCTGCCGGTCGGTACCCGGCAGTGATTGTGTTTCAGGAAATTTTTGGTGTCAATGCCCATATCCGTGATGTGACGGAACGCATTGCCCGTGAAGGCTATGTGGCGATCGCCCCCGCCATTTACCAACGCTTTGCCCCCGGCTTTGAAACGGGCTACACCGCCGCTGATATTGATTTGGGGCGGCAGTACAAAAACCAAACCAAAGCCGAGGAACTTCTTAGTGACACCCAAGCCACCATTGCCTATCTGCGCGGCCTTGAAACTGTCGATGGGGATGCCATTGGTACAATTGGCTTTTGCTTTGGCGGTCATGTGGCCTATCTGGTGGCTCAGTTACCGGACATTAAAGCCACGGCCTCATTCTACGGCGCTGGGATTACAACCATGACTCCCGGCGGTGGACTACCCACCATTGAAATCACACCGAAAATTCGCGGCACGCTCTATGCCTTCTTTGGCGATCGCGACCAAAGTATTCCCATGGAGCAAGTTAAGCAAATTGAAACGGCTTTGCGCCACCACGGCATTCGCCACCATGTCTTTGTCTATCCAGCAGATCATGGCTTTTTCTGTGATCAAAGAGACAGCTACGATGCAGCAGCGGCGCGAGATGCTTGGGAACAGGTGAAAAATCTCTTTAACACCGTCCTACGGCAGCAACAGTGA
- a CDS encoding thylakoid membrane photosystem I accumulation factor, protein MKRVWGWLGLVLLLWGLWTAPSWAGLQDDRYDGNIFALYAGNGSLVPPKVTLEKSRQSDRATLLLFYVNDSRDCKQFASTISQLQGYYGRVTDFIAIDVDALPFGAQFSPNEAGYYYKGPVPQTLIFDRQGQLRQEFIGVVPFETLDDTFRDIFDLLPRSQSLELRPRPVNEINVELVPPPPTQGENLGKGAVE, encoded by the coding sequence ATGAAACGGGTTTGGGGCTGGTTAGGACTTGTCCTCCTGCTGTGGGGATTGTGGACAGCGCCGAGTTGGGCAGGGCTACAAGACGATCGCTACGATGGGAATATCTTTGCCCTCTATGCCGGCAATGGCTCGTTGGTGCCACCCAAGGTTACCCTGGAGAAATCGCGCCAGAGCGATCGCGCCACACTGCTGCTGTTTTATGTGAACGATAGCCGCGACTGCAAGCAGTTTGCCTCAACCATCTCCCAATTGCAGGGGTACTATGGTCGCGTCACCGATTTCATTGCCATTGATGTCGATGCCTTACCCTTTGGAGCGCAATTCTCCCCTAATGAAGCGGGCTACTACTACAAAGGCCCAGTGCCGCAAACACTGATTTTTGATCGCCAAGGGCAATTGCGGCAGGAATTTATCGGTGTGGTGCCCTTTGAAACGCTCGATGACACGTTTCGCGACATCTTTGATTTGCTCCCAAGATCGCAATCTCTGGAACTGCGGCCGCGCCCTGTGAATGAAATCAATGTGGAACTGGTGCCCCCCCCGCCCACCCAAGGGGAGAATCTGGGCAAGGGAGCGGTAGAGTAG
- a CDS encoding DUF4382 domain-containing protein codes for MNLYRRLGIVTIFSTVLLVSCAPASQKGTLQLYANGEERLQTGWTTKDGWKLQFDHVYLTLGTVTAYQTNPPFDPETGDRPASEVTVVFSDAMTVDLVSDQRPLVGSAEAAVGHFNALQWQTVAPSLQLVGTAQRGNVTLPFDITLNQPLEFVCGDYIGDERKGIVAANSAADVEITLHFDHLFGDGAEPATAEINRDAVGFDPFAAIATPAGVTLDWTGLQQKLSPKDFETLRKALSSLGHVGEGHCREVSS; via the coding sequence ATGAATCTGTACCGACGTTTAGGGATAGTCACGATTTTCAGTACAGTGCTACTGGTCAGTTGTGCCCCCGCCTCGCAAAAGGGCACTCTCCAGCTCTATGCCAATGGTGAAGAGCGCTTGCAAACGGGATGGACAACCAAAGATGGCTGGAAGCTCCAGTTTGACCATGTCTATTTGACGTTGGGCACGGTGACTGCCTATCAAACCAATCCACCTTTTGATCCTGAGACGGGCGATCGCCCCGCAAGTGAAGTGACGGTTGTGTTTAGCGATGCGATGACGGTGGATTTGGTGAGTGATCAGCGTCCCCTTGTGGGCAGTGCTGAGGCGGCGGTGGGTCACTTCAACGCTCTTCAATGGCAGACGGTAGCGCCCAGTTTACAACTGGTGGGAACAGCCCAGCGGGGCAATGTCACTCTCCCCTTTGACATTACATTGAATCAGCCCTTGGAATTTGTCTGTGGCGACTACATTGGTGACGAACGCAAGGGCATTGTCGCAGCCAATAGCGCTGCTGATGTAGAGATCACGCTGCATTTTGACCATCTTTTTGGTGACGGCGCTGAACCGGCAACCGCCGAGATCAATCGAGATGCGGTGGGCTTTGACCCCTTTGCCGCGATTGCCACCCCTGCGGGAGTCACGCTTGATTGGACAGGATTACAGCAAAAACTTAGCCCCAAAGACTTTGAAACCCTGCGCAAAGCCCTCAGTAGTCTGGGGCATGTGGGCGAAGGGCACTGTCGGGAGGTTTCCTCATGA
- a CDS encoding DUF4198 domain-containing protein, with the protein MKTVLATVVTLGLVVPKALAHGVDLRYQPQQVIRITARYDSGQPMADARVQVFAPDRPQTPAMTGTTNAQGEFQFVPDRPGQWQVQVRQAGHGGLLTIPVATSGQGTTEAAIAVAPKTPATVSLSQYTPAQITVMVLAVLWGAIGTACFAWSRRRVQVE; encoded by the coding sequence ATGAAGACTGTTTTAGCAACTGTCGTCACCCTAGGACTGGTGGTTCCCAAAGCCCTTGCCCATGGCGTGGATTTGCGCTATCAACCCCAACAGGTTATTCGCATCACCGCTCGGTACGATAGTGGTCAACCCATGGCCGACGCGAGGGTGCAGGTCTTTGCCCCCGATCGCCCCCAAACCCCAGCAATGACGGGAACGACCAATGCCCAAGGGGAGTTTCAATTTGTGCCCGATCGCCCCGGTCAGTGGCAGGTACAGGTACGTCAAGCCGGCCATGGTGGATTGCTGACCATTCCGGTAGCCACCTCTGGCCAAGGAACGACTGAAGCAGCAATTGCCGTTGCGCCAAAGACGCCGGCAACGGTTTCCCTAAGTCAATACACCCCTGCTCAAATCACTGTCATGGTCTTGGCGGTGCTCTGGGGTGCCATTGGTACTGCTTGCTTTGCGTGGTCGCGACGGCGAGTCCAGGTGGAGTAA